Proteins encoded by one window of Selenomonadales bacterium:
- a CDS encoding polyribonucleotide nucleotidyltransferase, producing MHIFEMELGGRTLTIETGKMAKQASGAVLARYGDTAVLVTATASAEPREGIDFFPLTVDYEEKLYSVGKIPGGFIKREGRPSESAILFSRLLDRPIRPLFAEGFRNDVQIVATVLSVEQDNAPEIAAMIGASAALSLSDIPFNGPIGGVRVGRVNGQFIINPTVEQMEQSDLNLAVAGTADAISMVEAGANELPEDVILEAILFGHEEIKRIVAFVNDMVAVAGKPKREIALFSVPEDMEQAVKEYISDKLNEAVRNADKHSRDAAVDAVKAEAMEHFAEIYPEEGKKLSYIMHKTLKNIVRHMITDEKIRPDGRGIEEVRPITCEVDLLARTHGSALFTRGQTQALTITTLGAIGDEQILDGLGTEESKRYMHHYNFPAFSVGETRPSRGPGRREIGHGALAERALVPMIPSEDVFPYTIRLVSEILESNGSSSMASVCGSTMSLMSAGVPIKRPVSGVAMGLVKEGDNYTILTDIQGMEDALGDMDFKVAGTTEGVTAIQMDIKIEGLTKEILTDALAQARRGRMHILGKMLEAIDQPREELSPYAPRIITLQIHPDKIRDVIGPGGKIIKKIIEETGVKIDIEDDGKTFIAAVDMEAGKKAVKMIEDLVREVEVGETYEGKVTRIMNFGAFVEVLPGKEGLVHISQLAKERVEKVEDVVAIGDVVKVKVIEIDRQGRVNLSRKVLLTDAE from the coding sequence ATGCATATTTTTGAAATGGAATTGGGTGGCAGAACCCTTACCATCGAAACAGGAAAAATGGCAAAACAGGCAAGCGGCGCTGTTTTGGCTCGCTATGGTGACACGGCTGTATTGGTAACAGCTACGGCATCGGCAGAACCGCGTGAAGGAATCGACTTCTTCCCGCTCACAGTTGATTATGAAGAAAAATTATACTCGGTTGGTAAGATTCCGGGTGGTTTTATCAAACGTGAAGGTCGTCCGAGTGAATCGGCTATCCTCTTCAGTCGTCTTCTTGACCGTCCGATCCGTCCGCTCTTCGCAGAAGGTTTCCGCAATGACGTACAGATCGTTGCTACGGTACTCTCGGTAGAACAGGATAATGCACCTGAGATCGCAGCTATGATCGGTGCTTCTGCAGCACTCTCGTTGTCGGATATTCCGTTTAACGGTCCGATCGGTGGTGTTCGCGTTGGTCGCGTCAATGGTCAGTTCATCATCAACCCGACAGTTGAACAGATGGAACAAAGCGATCTCAACCTTGCAGTAGCAGGTACGGCAGATGCGATTTCCATGGTAGAAGCAGGTGCAAATGAACTTCCGGAAGATGTTATCTTGGAAGCAATTTTGTTCGGACATGAAGAAATCAAACGAATCGTTGCATTCGTGAACGACATGGTAGCCGTTGCAGGTAAGCCGAAACGTGAAATCGCACTTTTCTCGGTACCGGAAGACATGGAACAGGCTGTCAAAGAATATATCTCGGACAAGCTCAATGAAGCTGTTCGCAATGCGGACAAGCACAGCCGCGATGCTGCTGTTGATGCAGTCAAAGCGGAAGCAATGGAACACTTTGCCGAAATCTATCCGGAAGAAGGCAAAAAACTCAGCTATATCATGCACAAAACGCTTAAAAATATCGTTCGTCATATGATCACAGACGAAAAAATTCGTCCTGATGGTCGTGGCATCGAAGAAGTTCGCCCGATCACGTGCGAAGTAGACTTGCTCGCTCGTACGCATGGTTCGGCACTCTTCACGCGTGGTCAGACGCAGGCTCTCACGATCACGACGCTTGGTGCGATCGGTGATGAACAGATCCTTGACGGACTTGGCACGGAAGAATCGAAACGTTATATGCACCACTATAATTTCCCTGCATTCTCCGTCGGCGAAACAAGACCGTCCCGCGGTCCGGGTCGTCGTGAGATCGGTCATGGCGCACTTGCAGAACGTGCACTCGTTCCGATGATCCCGTCGGAAGATGTATTCCCGTACACGATCCGCCTTGTATCGGAAATCTTGGAATCGAACGGCTCCAGTTCGATGGCCAGCGTATGCGGCAGCACGATGTCGCTCATGAGCGCAGGCGTGCCGATCAAACGCCCGGTATCGGGTGTTGCTATGGGCCTCGTTAAAGAAGGGGACAACTACACGATCCTCACAGACATTCAGGGCATGGAAGATGCTCTCGGTGATATGGACTTCAAAGTTGCAGGTACGACAGAAGGCGTAACGGCAATTCAGATGGACATCAAGATCGAAGGTCTTACGAAAGAAATCCTTACTGACGCACTTGCACAAGCTCGTCGCGGCAGAATGCATATCCTCGGCAAAATGCTCGAAGCGATCGACCAGCCGAGAGAAGAATTGTCGCCGTATGCACCGCGCATCATTACGCTCCAGATTCATCCGGACAAAATCCGCGATGTCATTGGACCAGGCGGCAAAATCATCAAAAAAATTATTGAAGAAACCGGCGTAAAAATCGACATCGAAGATGATGGTAAAACGTTCATCGCTGCTGTCGATATGGAAGCAGGTAAAAAAGCTGTTAAGATGATCGAAGACCTCGTTCGTGAAGTCGAAGTCGGCGAAACGTATGAAGGTAAAGTAACGCGCATCATGAACTTCGGTGCATTCGTAGAAGTATTGCCGGGCAAAGAAGGCCTTGTGCATATTTCTCAGCTTGCTAAAGAACGCGTAGAAAAAGTAGAAGACGTCGTAGCGATCGGCGATGTTGTGAAAGTAAAAGTTATCGAGATCGACCGTCAAGGCCGCGTCAATCTCTCGCGTAAAGTACTCCTTACAGATGCAGAATAA
- a CDS encoding carbon-nitrogen hydrolase family protein produces MRTMDQVKVAVVQAGSVIMDKQGCIEKASKLLIEAGQNGAQLVVFPEAFIPCYPRGMGFGAVVGSRSLEGRKAYQRYWDNAIQVPSADTDALGAAVKEAGVYCVIGVIEKDQDTSEGTVFCTALYFGPDGKLLGKHRKLKPTASERLIWGEGDGSTLKVIETPFGRIGSLICWENYMPLARAAMYAQGVQIYVAPTADSRDTWFATMRHIAIEGRCFVIGCNQYSSKSDYPEDIASSDEFKDLPEEMCRGGSCVVNPLGAFVVEPVIGKETIIYADLDLGQVAQGQFDFDVMGHYSRPDVFQLIVNTKKKTNVIWQD; encoded by the coding sequence ATGAGAACGATGGATCAAGTGAAAGTAGCGGTTGTGCAAGCGGGTTCGGTCATCATGGATAAGCAAGGCTGCATCGAAAAAGCATCAAAATTGCTCATTGAAGCAGGTCAAAACGGCGCACAGCTTGTTGTATTCCCTGAGGCGTTTATTCCTTGTTATCCGCGTGGTATGGGGTTCGGTGCAGTTGTGGGCAGTCGTTCTTTGGAAGGACGTAAAGCTTATCAGCGTTATTGGGACAATGCTATTCAAGTACCGAGTGCCGATACTGATGCGCTCGGTGCGGCAGTAAAAGAAGCTGGAGTATATTGTGTGATCGGCGTTATCGAAAAAGACCAAGATACGAGTGAAGGAACAGTGTTCTGTACGGCGCTTTATTTCGGTCCTGACGGTAAACTGCTTGGCAAACATCGTAAACTCAAACCGACTGCTTCGGAACGCTTGATCTGGGGCGAAGGTGATGGCAGTACGCTCAAAGTTATCGAAACACCGTTTGGTCGTATAGGTTCCCTTATTTGCTGGGAAAACTATATGCCGCTTGCACGTGCGGCGATGTATGCGCAAGGTGTTCAGATATACGTAGCACCGACGGCAGACAGTCGTGATACGTGGTTCGCTACGATGCGCCATATCGCGATCGAAGGGCGTTGCTTCGTTATCGGTTGTAATCAATATTCGTCCAAGTCCGATTATCCTGAAGATATTGCGTCGAGTGATGAATTCAAAGACTTGCCTGAAGAAATGTGCCGTGGCGGCAGTTGTGTCGTGAATCCGCTCGGAGCATTTGTCGTTGAACCTGTTATTGGCAAAGAAACAATCATCTATGCTGATCTTGATCTCGGACAAGTGGCACAAGGACAGTTTGATTTTGATGTTATGGGTCATTACAGCAGACCTGATGTGTTCCAACTGATCGTTAATACGAAGAAAAAAACGAATGTGATTTGGCAGGACTGA